cggtaatcggctcgtaaagcatgcgcaaagcagccaagcgttatgctggctgctctgcgcatgccagaaacgtaagaaacgtaagaaaaaaaagaaaacacacaaacacgtggctccccactttcccctgcatgtctccacaaacattaaaggatcgggagggggcaaaggcgctcatcagcagcgtcctgtatggatggccttgacgcccccccccccccgaggtccccgctgctccccgctgctccgtttgtgaaataaaagcttttaaaaatgaaacctttgcagttgctgggctccccctcccttcctgtgtctctcttctttagtcggcaatgctccgcctcctgccctcctccacctccgtgccccccccccccgatttcgtccccgctgctccccccccccaccggaccccccctccaccacaatggccggtgcagcgcctctcacctgtgtttGAAGGCgttgcacaggatggatcagctattctttagctcttctgtctcctccgatgtctcctttttcttcctgtgtccgccctcctctgacatcagttATCTACGTCcttacaggacgctgctgatgagcgcctttgcccccaaccttttttaatttagtttccttttttattttaggcacagggaagcagggagccacttttcttttaaaacatggcagcaatttggtttttcatcgtgcagggggcagtggggagatgacagctcaggctttaacgacaggtctgagctgacgttaaatttctggtggtaagtgaatcgttgctatcgtcggtatggttagtgcattccgaattgtctacatttcaatggtagtttctcatttgcattccagtttcgttagctgctactaccgtcgaaaaataggctttagtgcatggaaaggataggaaattcttccttaagggctcatttaacgatgaaaaacgtttagtgcatctgcccctcagTTCTTTAAGATCAAAAGCGTCCATGTTTGAGGCTGCTGAAAAATACTTAAATTGGTACCGGGGCCTGGCTAGTTTCTtaatagatatacatatatggaACTAGCTCTGTGTAGCTCTTGGATTTGGAAAGGCCCTCTTTATGAAGTAGAGGGGCTGGAGGGATAGTTTAGAATGAATATAGATTAAGCAAGGCAGGTGTTAAATTAGATATGCCAACTGTCAGTTCCCTGTCAGGCAGAGCTGACTTTTCACCAAGACAGAGACTGGCTGGTAGAGAAATAGTTCAAAGTGACAGGAAATTAAGTGATTACCAAAGACAGATATGTAGTGTTTAAAAATGTGGGACTGTTTCACTTGGTACCCCTTCCAATAAAGTTGGAAGATCTATCAGTCTTTTCTGAGCAGCTCCAAACACAGCATTAAATTACTTCAACTTTCCATCCCCCTTAACAAGCCTAGAAGTACATATGCAAACATGCAGAAAGCAAAACAATGTCTTACTTACCCAGCTGGAGATCCTCTTTTTGAAACCGAGACGAGCTCCCCAAgatgtcagctatcgttgtctagggtggtcccggggtccacttcacagaggcagtgggttcccaaagaatacgcaatccacacagatttggatatataaagtatattctatttgcatatatgtattggctcacagcacttagtacaggaaaaagggtacaagctgtcttggggtgtgtgtttagagggagggagaaagaaaggatagggtgtttgttcagaggaagaaagaaaccttggactagggctgtctgagaagggggggtgcagagccaggtgctctggtggctaaagatggaggtgtgcagagaaagaagaagaaacaaagacagcccagcagagtcccatgccctctgctgcagggagaaagaaagagggagacctagtgccctggacacagagaagtgcctggggacagagagaggggggggggggggcagtagaccccaagctgagctctgtgctctgctgcacagagagagcgggagagccctagtgagctctgctttatacctaataagaactgagagggaacaggagcagagagagatcaaaaacttctctttcccagttatttcctttacagaactccagatactttctgaagtcaggaaaggtgacaactttgACAGGTTGTCCTGGAGCCACACTGTCtagctttggttgctctgaagccctgctcccagatggaacaaaaggtatgttaatcaagagtaattgagaaaccaaagggctatcaggcctctctgagcaccatttggcccatttcatcctcaatggttcctgcaggagagggggagagtttatcagaggtcagaaggtggtttaatattgtcaaactgatttcatattaatataagtatgtccagcaataattttgacctcctgcaatcctgacaggtagctggaggcaagtggttacaagtcaaaagcaatatcaaagaggtgggcttttaaactagagaatgacatggggacggggaaccgcggggacggggacagagctcgtggggacagatcccacggggctggggacagagctcgcggggacaggggacaaactttgtccccgtgtcattttctactttgaagcctgttaatgaactggactgttatttatgtttgactgATGCCTACAAAgagattttgattttttggaaaaacaagcaaacatactggccacaactagcaaaatttgcatgggagatcctgtacatcctgctaccagtacatcttctaagaagacaacttctgttccaggaaggactgtggaagacaagagagctagattgaattctgagattgttgatgatttcttatttatccacagatttgaAAAACATAACAGtcctttatagggcatattttccccctctagggcatatagaacgggttgtattttatacccctggtcattttaacagtgtgaattaggattcttTGGTGTAGTAGCAATCAGCTATTGTTAGGTTGGAAGGGTagtgggtggtggtgggaaggagggttattatagctgctcattgttattattgttctctatttgtaatttatacacaacagttgcacagcatattgttcctttttatattttaataaaaggatttaaatataaaatcataagtgttcaaggctcctgcagatgaagacagagcccacagggacggggcggggacggagacagaacccatgaggatggggcggggacagagacaaactttgtccctgtggtATTCTCtagttggtccatctgtaacaagtgtaaagctgtttcaattggataggcaatGCTGAATTCAAGAAACTTTATTCATCACTAATGTGTACAAGACCCGACacagggccgtgtttcgacggatATACCGTCTGCTTCATGTGGGGGTTTTCTTACCTCGACCTGTTGGTTGTTGCTCTgacggacccttttactaaagcacattaAGCACTAATGTGGGCTTAGTGTCTGGGGAAACACCAGAAaaagcattaaagcattttgtggtgacTTCCCCGTTTGCCCACTTTTAGTTTTTCAGCGCTGGGGGCTTGCCTTGTGCTAAtcgttactgctgggttactgagtggagtggaacgggtagatatgaatcacttgtttactctttcaaaatatatgtctagggggcaggcaatgaagctactaagtaggaaattttaccctccattgacccagctacaaaaaaagcttagattgtgagccctgtagggtcagagaaagtacctgcatttaaTGTGATGGACACTTTGTACCTCTAAGTTTGCTGGTGCTCAGGGTTGTCATTAGTGGTCACTCCCCTTCCCCGGACTTCCTGTCCACTGACGAAGATGGAAAGTTTATCAGAAGTTTTCTTTTGAATTATAGCTTGCAGGCCCCATAGAAGTGTCCTTCAAAAGTACAATGAATCCATGACTAAAAGACATTAAAATTtatctgcccgatattcagctggtggtggtaaacTGTATCTGAGCCGCTCTAAGCTTTGGGTTGTCCTGACcccggcattgaaaatctggaAGTTAATTGGGTgccgaccaatattcagaccagcacATGGTTAACTTCACCACATTAAGggccccagggccgtgccaagggtctctggtgcccccctgcagactatcagttggtgcccccccccccccgtctcgcttcttcattagatgtttctccattgctacctgtctttcctttagactgaaaactacaggcccagccagacctgacaaaagggtctaccacacccttcaatgtcaagcatatactagaaaactgtaaattagcttacacaggaaagcagtttaaaaaaataaacacaattcctgctgtttcttaacactgctctccagagaaagctctgcctttataaagaggcttttcagtgggactttgcctattaaaaactattagcataattaggaatggccagcctaagctttgattatgcatgttcctgtctttgttacagtgggggtggggggtgtctcttcatctcatttacacagtctgacctccctggctcactgggagcccagtctcttggagactgctatacattgcaaaataagatagcagatgtaaattctcaaagtggacatattccaaacactaaaatgaaaataaaacgattttttttatacctttgttggctggtgactttctttttctgatcatgctggcccagtatctgattctgttgctggtatctgtcctcttaactctgtttccagggcttcctttccactgtatccctcattgataagtctctgactctaaagtttagcaatttcattaaagcaaaatgtattttcaaatatcacaaactctccctatccaagcagaatgttttatataaaaacaaacacacaaaaaaagcaatcagatttttacttactagctattctacactatacgtcatctaaacttcctctttgaacctcagccaattaaatggattttagctgtagctatgataattatgtacacatcattgcagtcatgccctcctctcagtgtacatgctcaaaaaacaaaaactttgaaccacttacagataacaattacactatttattttttatttctccccagtctcacttgcacacctgcctccaaacctgttctctttaatttgaatgttgttccagctcaccctgaatgaaagttgttcacaccaaagccataaatagctgctggttgtactctttgaagcagctttagcagagcagcgtgtctgtctcagcactgctgggctaccttcacttcctgatgcgggaaaggcaggggagagaggagaatcacaacttcaggtaaaagattttgtaaGTGAGTGGCAccctctagaggtcggcgccccctgcgttgcttacctcgcttaccgtgtcggcacgaccctgaagggccccttttactaaggcagctAACGGATTTAGCATATGATAAATGCTGACgaacatctcagcatttagggctAGGTGACTTACCAGGgtaacatggagctgcagagggaattgaacctggttccttaGGATCTCAACTCactggaatcaaacctggttccccaggtccgcagcctgctatactaaccattaggctgctcctcctcctcccaattATTTCTAATATTTTTATTGTCATTGTATCATTgtcgtttatttattttctatacacaaaccagaacggtttacatctttaaAAGTAAATATACAAAACTTTAAAATAACATATAGAAACTCCATTTGTTTGACAGGAAAGCACGGCAAGCTAAAAACATCCATTCTAAGAATAAAACAACAATGAGACATTCCATTCATGACAAATTTATATAAGCAGACATATGATTTTTACTGCTTATACATTGTAGTATTTATGAAGGATCATAAAGGACACTGAGATTTAACACAAATTACATAGAAGAACAATGAGTCCCTGCCCTACTAAGCTTACTGTCTCACTTAATATACCTCATGATTATTGATAGATCAGTAGATTTTTGTGTTATTCACCATTTATTCACAATATCTTATAGCATCTGTTGCTTTCACAATGTCATTGAAACCCCTCTTTACATTTATaggctctaatcccatctctgtcactctcactgTTAAACTGAAACCTCACCTCACATTCACAGGGTCTGATCTGTACAGTAAAGAAAGAAATCCTCAAACTATAATATTTCTGTAGCAGTGATTGGTTTGAACGTGTTTAACACAAATCTGTAAAATCTTCCACCTCTCACAATCCTACCAGAGACTTCAGATTAAGGAAATAAATCAGGAAAGAAGCTGGATTTTATGAAATCATAAGGAagagcagcagagagagagagagtctgggaatGTTAATCCTGAGTCCTGCTGTTTAATTCCAGGCTGGTACCTGGCGGATTGTCAGAGGAATTTCAGAATAAGTCCTGAAGAAAGGTCTGAGTTTCCCTGTGAAGGTGTCGGTGATGGTGAAGAGATGAGATTTATTCTCTGCATCATAAAACGAGACCTTTCCTGCCTCATAGTCCAGCAGAATCCCCACTGCCCGGAGGAACTCTCTCAGGGAGATCTGGGTGTTAGGGGAGGTGAGGGTCCAGTATCCCTGTTTATTCCACAGCCCCACTGTCCAGAATCCTTCCTCAGGTGACAGTGTgatcccccccttcctcctcacaCAGTCTTTACACACTCCCAATATACAGTAACTcccatcccccacctccacctcccagtaaTGTCTCCCTGAGGTGAAGCCCTCACTCCCCAGCACACAGGGAGAAAAATCAAATCTCTGAGGAGTGTCCGGCACTTTCTGTCTTGTGTATCCCATTCTGACACTTTTCCGATCTTCAGACAGGACGAGATCAGGACCAGCAGTTTCAGGATCAAGAGTCAGATTTACTGCAGAGAGGAGACACATTAATAAACATGAGCAAACACTTCTCATTAGCTTATCACACACCCACCGctaaccctcattggctcctcacacacccagctctaacattcattggctcctcacacacccacCGCTAACCCTCATTGGATCCTCACACACCCAGCTCTAACCTTCATTGGCTGCTCCTGCACCTACCTCTAACCCTCATTTGCTGGTTCTTCAGTCAATCACTTTTTCTATGACAGGAGCTCTGCTATTGGCTATTATCACCTTCCTGCCTCATAGATTTGACCTGGGATGACGTCAAAacattgaagccaattaggttaatctgtttcccctcccccacgcagccgtcatccccatacTCTCACAACAAAGCAAACAATGAGCTGATGCATCCTCCTTGATGTGCTTGCCAGTAAAGTAGACTCTTTATGGACAGGGAACATCTGATGCGTTAATGTTGTGAAATGCAGAATTATTCATGTATGTGTGGTAATGTGCAGTTTTTTGTTATGAAAAGTTAAGGTTATGCTCAAAACCAACTTTACTGGCAAGCACGTCTTTTCGAACaagggtctttttaaagaccacctaTTTCAACCTTTCATAACAAAAGACTGCACATTACCACACGTACACGAATAATTCTGCGTTTCACAACATCAACACATCAGATGCTCCCTGTTCATAAAGAGTCTTTTTTATCAATAAACGGTTGATTAGAAGTattcatctctccagtctttcGTATCTGTGGTCAACCTCCCACTCTTTCTCTTCACAATTCTGTGATTTTCCGTGGGGCATTTGAGTTCTCTGCCTCAGGCGGATTCTCctaaaaattagtggttagcacaaacaaatgatttaactggccaggagccatttttggccggttaaattgctttgaatatcaacccctgacTGTTTCGAAAACAAAAATCTGAGTAATtcactgaaagcaatggaagtaaaacccagactggttcaatctgtcctccttttctggagccatatggtaaccctaatgatatctccatctctctcacctcaggtccagcacatcttcttctccccaccccccaggtcCAGTGTTGTTATCCCATTCCAGAAGAGACACAGCCCACTGCACCAGGTGTTTCAAAGTTTCAGAATTTTCCAGAAGATGGAGGCTCAGACCAGTCTGTTGTTTACAACATTTATTTTGCTTTAAATTTGGATGTACAGTCCATTCTCAGCATTCACGATGGTTTGGTCTAGACCAAtgatggtgaacctttcagagaccaaacaaacagcaacccaaacagggcaatttaacctgaataacaggtgccggtactcattatgggcagggtcaccacatatggctccacccctatgatagccacaccccttacaccagccatggcgcatataaacagacaccaTTGAAAATATTagactagtataggagaaaaaaataacatgatttttttttcattataaatcatttctgtaagctgttacagctccagtatacccagtgcaaaataagacagccaatgtaaattctcaaattggacatattccaaacactaaaatgaaaataaaatgatttttttctacctttgttgtgtggtgattttgtttttctatccatattggtcctagtctctgattctgttgctctctatctgttctcttaactccgtttccagggtttcctttccatttatttctttaatttcctccttcatttcttgccctccatccataagtaaaagctgggtcctcctc
This portion of the Microcaecilia unicolor chromosome 4, aMicUni1.1, whole genome shotgun sequence genome encodes:
- the LOC115468308 gene encoding E3 ubiquitin-protein ligase TRIM39-like isoform X1, translated to MECGGYTVNLTLDPETAGPDLVLSEDRKSVRMGYTRQKVPDTPQRFDFSPCVLGSEGFTSGRHYWEVEVGDGSYCILGVCKDCVRRKGGITLSPEEGFWTVGLWNKQGYWTLTSPNTQISLREFLRAVGILLDYEAGKVSFYDAENKSHLFTITDTFTGKLRPFFRTYSEIPLTIRQVPAWN
- the LOC115468308 gene encoding E3 ubiquitin-protein ligase TRIM39-like isoform X2, whose product is MRVRVNLTLDPETAGPDLVLSEDRKSVRMGYTRQKVPDTPQRFDFSPCVLGSEGFTSGRHYWEVEVGDGSYCILGVCKDCVRRKGGITLSPEEGFWTVGLWNKQGYWTLTSPNTQISLREFLRAVGILLDYEAGKVSFYDAENKSHLFTITDTFTGKLRPFFRTYSEIPLTIRQVPAWN